A single genomic interval of Pochonia chlamydosporia 170 chromosome 7, whole genome shotgun sequence harbors:
- a CDS encoding nmra-like family protein (similar to Neofusicoccum parvum UCRNP2 XP_007582089.1), whose protein sequence is MVVVAVAGGTGNVGRTIVETLLQTKHQVVVLARKASSSLEGPLTVKVDYSNVDATTQLLEEHKVHTIISALKITDENASAAQVNLIKAADSSSSVKRFIASGWGGIPSETSPLTALQRVSNDELRKSNLQWTRFVNGYFSDYYGIPGVKTHFTPLSFVVDIAGRKAAIPGTGDEPMAFTYSYDLAKFVTAFLDVSEWNELTFCYGERITWNDFVKVAEEVTGASFDVVYDSSDKLAAGNITELPSHEKEFAAAPFPAAFARQLLAILGHWVVEGRFDIPVDESLNKAFPEINPLSVHDVLRQRDVVE, encoded by the exons gttgccgGTGGTACAGGCAATGTTGGCCGCACCATTGTCGAAACATTGCTGCAgacaaaacaccaagtcGTTGTGCTAGCCCGCAAA GCTTCTTCTAGTCTGGAAGGTCCGTTGACTGTCAAAGTCGACTACTCAAATGTCGATGCAACGACCCAACTCTTGGAAGAGCACAAAGTCCACACTATCATATCAGCCCTAAAAATCACCGATGAGAACGCCTCAGCCGCCCAAGTCAACCTCATCAAAGCCGCAGACTCGTCGTCCTCTGTAAAAAGGTTCATCGCCAGTGGCTGGGGCGGCATTCCTAGCGAAAC ATCACCCCTGACAGCCCTCCAGCGGGTTTCTAATGATGAACTGCGCAAGTCAAACCTTCAGTGGACGAGATTCGTGAACGGCTACTTCTCCGACTACTACGGCATACCTGGCGTTAAAACTCATTTCACTCCACTGTCCTTTGTCGTCGATATAGCTGGCAGGAAGGCGGCTATTCCTGGAACAGGCGACGAACCCATGGCGTTTACGTACTCCTacgacttggccaagtttgtgACTGCCTTTTTAGATGTTTCCGAGTGGAACGAACTTACCTTTTGCTATGGTGAGAGGATTACGTGGAATGATTTCGTCAAGGTAGCGGAGGAGGTAACTG GCGCTTCATTTGACGTGGTTTACGATTCATCTGACAAGTTGGCTGCTGGAAACATCACAGAACTCCCCTCACACGAGAAAgagtttgctgctgctccgTTCCCAGCCGCGTTTGCTCGTCAACTCTTGGCTATACTTGGCCACTGGGTTGTGGAAGGAAGGTTTGACATTCCCGTGGATGAGTCGCTCAACAAGGCTTTTCCGGAGATTAATCCTTTGAGTGTTCATGATGTACTGCGTCAGCgggatgtggttgagtaG
- a CDS encoding trypsin-like serine protease (similar to Metarhizium acridum CQMa 102 XP_007808961.1), whose amino-acid sequence MKASLASLVGILAASPASAIIGGESVPAGKYPYIVSIYRPDLQATKHRALNQCTGVLLSKNLVLTSSSCLQFNRKPLTKIALNSTEKFLPRGDKMLFRMGRWSSPRNWRHIGQEYNIALIWFKGDHNITQFARLPTRGQVPREGEVATAVGFGVMSFRGDKSDVLRELTLPITDTASCVERFHDVMYVEGDKVCADACSEGRSSTCEGDSGGPVIVNDTVVGIISDGPLCRRGGCFPSVFTVVAEHLPFIETGMLHPEPDRLVMEVE is encoded by the coding sequence atgaaAGCATCCCTCGCCTCCCTCGTCGGCATCCTCGCCGCATCCCCTGCATCCGCCATCATCGGGGGCGAGTCCGTCCCCGCAGGAAAATACCCCTACATCGTCAGCATCTACCGCCCCGACCTGCAAGCTACAAAACATCGCGCCCTCAACCAATGCACCGGGGTCCTCCTCTCCAAAAACCTGGTcctcacatcatcaagctgCCTCCAGTTCAACAGAAAACCCTTGACAAAGATCGCACTCAACTCCACCGAAAAGTTCCTGCCCCGCGGGGACAAAATGCTCTTCCGCATGGGCCGATGGTCCTCGCCGCGAAACTGGCGCCACATAGGCCAGGAGTACAACATCGCCCTCATTTGGTTCAAGGGCGACCACAACATCACGCAGTTCGCGAGGCTGCCCACGCGAGGACAGGTTCCTCGGGAGGGAGAGGTTGCCACGGCCGTCGGGTTCGGAGTCATGTCGTTTAGGGGGGACAAGTCCGATGTGTTGAGGGAGTTGACGCTCCCGATCACAGACACGGCTTCTTGTGTCGAACGGTTCCACGATGTTATGTACGTTGAGGGGGACAAGGTTTGTGCGGACGCCTGCTCTGAAGGGAGGTCGTCTACGTGTGAGGGCGATTCCGGCGGTCCGGTGATTGTGAATGATACGgttgttggcatcatttCTGATGGGCCATTGTGCCGGAGGGGTGGGTGCTTTCCTAGTGTTTTTactgttgttgctgagcatCTTCCGTTTATTGAGACGGGTATGCTTCATCCGGAGCCTGACAGGCTTGTTATGGAAGTTGAGTAG